Below is a window of Herminiimonas arsenicoxydans DNA.
CATGGCTTGCCGCCACTGAAATCGGCGCCGCCGTGGTCATCAAACCACGCGACGGCAATCAGGGCAAGGGCGTTTCCGTCAACCTGAAAACCCGCGAAGAAATCGAAGTCGGCTTTGCCGCAGCGCAAGTTATTTGCGACGACGTAGTGATCGAACGCTATATCTCGGGCCAGGATTACCGCTTCCTCGTGGTCGGCAAACAGCTGATCGCCGCCGCCCGTCGCACACCGCCGGAAGTTATCGGCGATGGCGTACAAACCATACAGCAATTGATCGATCAGGTTAACCTCGATCCCTTGCGCGGTGACGGCCACGCATCACCACTGACCAAGATCAAGGTAGACAAAACGACTCTGGCCACGCTGGAAAAACAAAGCCACACGCTGGAAAGCATTCCGGCCAAAGGCGTGCCTGTGGTATTGCGCAACAATGCCAACCTGAGCACTGGCGGCATCGCCACCGACGTCACCGACGATGTGCATCCCGAACTGGCGGCACGCGTGGTCGAAGCAGCGCAAATGATCGGTCTGGATATCGCTGGTGTCGATCTGGTGTGTGAAAACGTCCACAATACGCTGGAAGAACAAGGCGGCGGCATCGTCGAAGTCAATGCTGCACCCGGCTTGCGCATGCACATCAAACCTTCGTTCGGCAAAGGCCGTCCGGTCGGCGAAGCAATTGTTTCCACCATGTTTGCCGAAGGCGACGATGGCCGCATCCCGGTTGTCGCCGTTGCCGGCACCAACGGCAAAACCACCACCGTGCGTTTGATTGCGCATATTTTGCAAGCCAACAAGCACCGCGTCGGCATGACCACTACCGATGGCGTGTACATCGAAAATCAGCGCATCGATACCGGCGACTGCAGCGGCCCGCGCAGCGCACGCAATGTATTGATGCATCCGGATGTCGATGCAGCCGTGTTTGAAACCGCACGCGGCGGTGTCCTGCGCGAAGGTCTGGGTTTCGACCGCTGCAACGTCGCCGTCGTTACCAATATCGGCGTGGGCGATCATCTGGGCCTGAACTTCATTTCGACCGTGGAAGATCTGGCGGTCGTCAAACGTGTCATCGTGCAAAACGTGGCGCCCAACGGCACCGCCGTATTGAATGCCGCCGATCCGATGGTGGCCAACATGGCAGCCAGTTGCCCCGGCAGCGTGACCTTCTTTGCCAAGGACGGCAACCATGCCGTACTGGCCACGCACCGCGCAAAAGGCCATCGCGTAGTGTTCCTCGACGGTACTTCCATCGTGGCGTCGGAAGGTGCGTTCGAGCACCGGATTGCGCTGGCCGATATTGCGATCACGCATAACGGTCTGATCGGTTTCCAGATCGAAAATGCCATGGCCGCAATCGGCGCCGCATGGAGCCTCAATCTGTCCTGGGATATCGTATTGAACGGCTTGCGTACATTTGAAAACAGCGCCGCCACCACACCGGGCCGTTTCAATCTGTTTACGCACCACGGCGCCACCGTCATCGCCGACTACGGCCACAACCCGGATGCCATCGAAGCGCTGACCCACGCCGTGGAAGCCATGCCGGCCAAACGCCGCATGGTTGTCATCAGCGGTGCCGGCGATAGGCGCGACGACGATCTGCGCCGCCAGACTGAAATCCTCGGCGATGCATTTGACGACGTGATTCTGTATGAAGACCAATGCCAGCGCGGCCGTGCAGATGGCGAAGTGCTGGCATTGCTGCGTCAGGGTTTGACAAAGGCAAAGCGGGCAAAATCAATAAAGGAAATTCACGGTGAATTTTTGGCGATCGATACCGCATTGGCTAGCCTGCAAGCGGGTGATCTATGTTTGATCCTGGTGGACCAGGTAGAAGAAGCACTGGCGCATATTGCCTCGCGCGTAGCGTGATCCCAAAAATAAAAAGCCAGCACAACGCTGGCTTTTTATTTTAGAGAAAATTGTCTTGGAATTGGTAGCGCAGACCGATTGCATGCTGATCCGCTTTCGACTCATCACCTTTTCCCATTTCTCGCAGCATGGCTTGCTTGAACATTTCGCATTAATGGCTTCCTCAGGCTGGATTGAGCCGCTCTACAGAGTAGCTAGGAATAATGCGCAGCCTGCGCCATATATTCATGATGTTCAGTATTGATATGCGAAATGCGCCATTCGACCGGCTGATCGTCATATGAATAAGCCACGCGCCGCACCTCCAGCAAGGGCGCACCTATCGCCAGATGCAACAGATCAGCATAGCGCGCATCGGCGCTGACCGCGCGCAGGCGTTCTTCAATACGAATAATGCTGATGCCGAAGCGCACCTGGTACAGACTGTACAAGGTGTTCGGGCGATTACGTAGCACTGCTTCCGTAAGCCCGACGAACAACAAATCCGGCACCGTGATGTCATCGACGATCACCGGCGCACCCTGCAGGCTCAGGACATTGGTAAATTCATACACCTTGCTGCCAGGCTGACGCAGCTTTTGCACCGCCAGCGTACCTGCTTTCTTTTTGGCGAAAGCAATCAACTCCAAATGCGGATAGCTCTTGGTACCATCATGGTTAGCCACGTTGAAAAAACGGAACATTTGCTGTTCGCGGTTGTGCATGGAGACAAAAGTGCCGCGACCTTGATGCCGGATCAGGATATTTTCCGCGACCAGCTCGTCTATCGCCTTGCGCAAGGTTCCGATCGACACGGAAAACAATTCACATAATTTTTTCTCGGCCGGAATCGCTTCGCCGGGTTTCCACTCGCCTGCCGCAAGCGCGCGCAGCACACGACGTTTGACCTCTTTGTAGAGGGTGGTTCCTACGGTAGTGGAGTGATCGAATTCAAGCATATTTGTCAATTGTCTCGATGTTGAGCTGTGAGCAGATCTGCTGTGCGGCGTACAAAAAATTCTCATGTGGAATTGATCATAGCACCGGAAAGATGAAAGTGATACATGTCATATAGTTGACATTGATGATTATGCAGTCTACAGTCGTGCGCAATATGTGGACGAAGAGCATGCCGGTAATTGCCGGCAGCTGATTGATCAATGTCAATATCAGTGCCTGCGAACTTATTTGATGACTTCTCAATTCGGCGTAGTGTTGTTTGGCGCGATGCTGGCGGCGATCGTGTCGGGCAGCAGCGGTTTTGCCTTTGGGCTGATTGCTTCGGCGGTCTGGCTGCATGTGCTGGCACCCAGCCAGGTTGTGCCCCTAGTAGTCGCTTGTTCGCTCTTGGTTAATCTGGTGATGGTGTGGCAGTTGCGCCGCGTAATCAAATTGAATCTGTTATGGCCGTTCTTGCTGGGCGCAATGGTCGGCGTACCGATAGGTGTAGCGGCGCTGCATAGCCTGGATGCAAAAATGGTGCGGCAAGGCGTGGGCGCACTACTGATTACTTATAGTACGTACATGTTTTTGCAGCCGAAGATGCCGGTGATTCGTCTGACAGGCCTCAGCGGCAAGATTGCCGATGGCGCAGTCGGCATGCTGGGCGGTTTCATGGGAGGGGCCACCAGCCTCAATGGCGTATTCCCAACCTTGTGGTGCGGTTTGCGCGGCTGGACCAAGTCGGAGCAACGCGGCGTGTTCCAGCCTTATATTTTGATCGTGCATGCCGTAACGCTGGCATGGATGGGAGGTGCCGGTGAGCTCAATCGGCAAACCGGCATAGATATTTTGCTGTGCGTGCCGGCCTTGTTGATAGGTAGCTGGCTGGGGCTGCGTTTGTTTCATCACGTCAGCGAAAAGGGATTCCGGAAATTGATGCTCGGTTTGTTCTTCCTGTCCGGATTGGCTTTGGTAGTTTCTCGATGAAAGGTTGTTCTGCAGTTACGCGATAGTCCATTAGAAAAAACTTAACGATTCGGTTTTGTCTCAAATAAATCAAAAACGAGGAGATGTCATGAAATTTCGCACATTCAGTTTACGCGCGCTAATTGGTTCATGTTTTTTAATGGGAGCGATCGCTAACGTTTCCGCCGAGGTCAACAAAATCGGTATCGCGCAGCAGTACGGCATCAGCTACCTGCCGCTCATGATCATGGAAGAAAACAAGCTGCTGGAGAAAGCAGCAAAGGAAGCCGGCTTGGGCGACATCACGGTGCAATGGGCCAAGTTCGCCGGCGGTAACGTCATGAACGATGCGCTGCTGTCCGGCGACCTGCAATTTGCTTCCGGCGGCTTAGGGCCATTCATTACCTTGTGGGCCAAAACCAAAGACAACATCGGCGTCAGGGCAGTAGCCGCCATGAATTCCATGCCGCTCTTACTGAATACCCGCAACCCTGATATCAAGACGCTGCAAGACTTTACCGAAAAAGACAAGATTGCATTACCGGCAGTAAAAGTATCGATCCAGGCGATCACACTGCAAATGGCGGCAGAAAAAGCCTTCGGATCGGGCCAGGAAAATCGACTCGATAAATTCACCGTCACGCAATCGCATCCCGATGGCATGGCCGCCATGCTGTCCGGCAGTAGCGAAATCAATAGCCACTTCACTTCCCCACCCTTCCAATACACGGAACTGGATAGACCCGGCATCCATACGGTAGTCAATTCCTATGAAGTCACCGGCGGACCACATACCTTTAACGTGGTGTGGGCCAGCAAAAAATTCGTTGATGCGAATCCCAAAACCTATGCCGCATTCCTGAAGGCATTCGACTCGTCGATTGCGATGATCAACAAGGATAAGAAGGCTGCAGCGGAATTTTATATTCGTGCGAGCAAGTCCAAAGAGAGCGTGGAATCAATCGAAAAAATGCTCAACGATCCGAATATAGAGTTCACCACCACTCCGAAAAACACCATGAAATATGCTGATTTCATGTATCGCATCGGCATGGTGAAAGTAAAGCCGGCTTCGTGGAAAGACATGTTTTTCCCGAATATGTACAACCTGCCTGGCAGCTGATCCATCACTCTCATACAAACGGAACTCAGATGACGACAAGTCTCAAGGTCAAGGTCTGGCGCGGCAAGCAGGATGGCGCTTTTGTCAGTTATGAGGTGCCACGGCGGGAGAGCCAGACCGTGCTGGATGTAGTGACCTACATCCAGCGCCATCTGGATAGCACACTGAGCTATCGCTTCTCCTGCCGGGTCGGGATGTGCGGCTCATGCGCGATGACCGTCAATGGCGTCGCGCGCTGGACCTGCCGCACGCACGTGTCGAAAGTGGCCAGCAATGGCGAACTGGAAATCGCGCCACTGTCTAACCTGCCGGTGGTGAAAGATCTGGCTACCGACATGAGCGAATTCTTCGATAAATGGGCACGCGGCAAAGGTCAGTTCAAAGGCACACGCACGCGCCATGAAGAATTCGCCAGCGTCGATCCGGCATCCAAGGCGCGCGTGGCAGCCAGCGCCGGAATCGAGTGCATCGGTTGCGGCGTCTGTTACGCCTCATGTGATGTGGTGACGTGGCGTCCGGCCTTTCTCGGCCCCGCAGCACTGAATCGCGCCTGGACTCTGGTCAACGATGTACGCGACGCCAATCAGGAAGAACGGCTGCGTGCAGTCGCGGGCGATTCTGGTTGCCATGCCTGTCATACACAAGGTTCGTGTACGCAGCGTTGCCCGAAACAGATCGCACCGACGGCTGGTATTGCTGGCCTGAAACTGCTTGCAGCACGCGCGGCACTGCGAGGGAAACTATGAGCAGCGTCGCAGCGCAACAGGCACGTGCGTGGTACGTGCAACGCATCAGCGCGATGGTATTGGCACTCTGCGTCATCGTGCATATCGGCATCATCATGTATGCCGTGCGTGGCGGTTTGAGCGGCAGCGAAATTCTGGCACGCACACGCGGCAGCTGGGCATTCGGCTTGTTTTACAGCGTTTTTGTACTGGCTTGTGCCGCACACGTACCGGTCGGGCTGGCCAACATCGCACAGGAATGGCTGGGCTGGACTGCCGGTCGCTCGCGCATGCTGTCGCTATTGGCGGGGCTGCTGATCCTGGCGATGGGATGGTGTGCAGTATATGGAGTAACACTGTCATGAAGCGTACCAACGATTACCGCGCCAGATCGCATCCGGCTTACTGGGCTTTTCTCGTACATCGTTTGTCCGGACTGGTGCTGGCCCTGTTCCTGCCGCTGCACTTCTTGGCGCTCAGCCAGGCTATACGCGGCGAGGCAGAACTCAATGCATTCATCCGTATTGCCGATCAACCCTTGTTCAAGTTCGGCGAATGGGGTCTGGTGGTGCTGCTATCGCTGCACATGATGGGCGGCGTACGCTTGCTGCTGATCGAGTTTCGCGACTGGAGCGGGACCCGCAACAATTGGATAGCCGCTGCACTTGGGGTCGGCCTGGCAACCGGATTGGCATTTGCACTTGCCCTTATTAGCTAATACAGACAGGAACGGACACCGTGAAAATCGACCTGAAGATAGTTGAAGAGACGGCCAAGGAGTTGTATATCCGCGCCCTCAAAATTCTTCCACCCGACATCAAGAGTGGTTTATCGGAGCTGGTAAAACATGAGACCGCACCCAGCGCAAAAAACATACTGGCGACGATGGTCACCAATATCAGCGTCGCTGAAGCACAAGACAATCTGCTCTGCCAGGACACCGGTGTACCCATTTACAAGATCACCATCGGCAGCGGCGTTGAAGTCGATGGCTATGCATTGAAGCAGGCGATCCGCACCGGTTGCGAACGCGCCACGCGCGAACATCCGCTGCGCTCCTCCGTCGTCCATCCGCTGACGCGCAAAAACGAACACACATCGTGCGGCATAGAAATCCCTGCGATCAGCATCGATTTTTCTCCAACGCCTGATGTGATGACGATACTGATGATTCCGAAAGGCAGCGGCTCCGAAAACAATTCCTTCCTGAAGATGGCGATCCCGGCAGAAGGCATAGACGCGATCAAGAAATTCACCGTCGATTGCGTGCTGGCAGCCGGAGGAAAAACCTGCCCACCGACGATAGTCGGCGTCGGCATAGGCGGCACTTCCGAGTTGTGTGTGGCGCTGGCCAAGCGTGCATCCACGCGTGCGCTTGGCACGCACTGCGCCGATCCGGCAGGCGCCGAACTGGAACAGCAATTGTCTGCCGCTATCAATGGCCTGGGCGTAGGTCCGCAAGGATTGGGCGGCGATTCCACGGCATTTGCGGTGCATATAGAATTGGCGGCGACACACATCACGATGAACCCGGTCGCAGTCAATATGCAATGTCATTCCGCGCGACGGGCGACGGCAACCTTCACGCCAGCCGGCGTGGCTTTCGGATTCTGATCATGGCCCATTACGAACTCAGCACGCCAGTGAGCGAAGCGCAGATTCGACAATTGCGCATCAACGATACGGTGACCTTGCAGCAAACGCTGTTCGGTATACGCGACGCCACCCAGATCCACATGTTCGATCGCGGTCGCACGACGCGCTTCGACCTGAACGGTCATGCGGTGATACATACCGCACCGAATGTGAAGAAGGTTGAAGCTAGCGACGCTTACCCCGCTGGCTACCAGCCGATCTGCATAGGCACTACCACCTCGGATCGTATGGAGCGGTTCACACGTCCCTTGATGACCAAGAACGGTGTGCGCATCATCATCGGCAAAGGCGGCATGCGCGAAGATTCACTGGCAGCGTTCGGCGAACTCGGCGGCGTGTATCTGGCCATCGTCGGCGGTACGGCAGCTTTGGAAACCACCTGGATTACGCAAATTGAAGATGTCGATCTGGATGATCTGAATCCGGAATCGTTATGGAAATTCCGCATCGCCAATTTCGGTCCTTTGCTGGTAGCGATGGATAGCCATGGCGGCAGTCTGTACAACGACATCAACAAAGGTATGCAAGCGCGCCGCGCAGAAGTACTGGCCAGCCTTGGAGTGAAAAGCACATGAGCACCAACACCAGCATCAAGCGCGTAGTGACGGACATTCTGGTACTGGGCTCAGGCGGTGCCGGCCTGTTTGCCGCATTGCATGCGCATCAAGCCAATCCGGAGCTATCGATCACGGTGGCGGTAAAAGGCTTGCTCGGCAAGTCCGGCTGTACACGCATGGTGCAAGGCGGCTACAACGTCGCATTGGCTGAAGGCGATTCGATCGAACGGCATTTCATGGATACCATCGAAGGCGGCAAATGGCTGTCCGATCAGGATCTGGCGTGGACGCTGGTCACCAAGGCGATCGAACGCATCCATGAACTGGAAAACGAACTCGGCTGCTTCTTTGATCGCAATCCGGATGGCACCGTGCATCAGAAAGCCTTCGCCGGCCAGACTTTCGATCGCACAGTGCACAAGGGCGACCTGACCGGAATTGAAATCATGAACCGGCTGGCCGAACAAATCTGGCATCGCGGCATCGCGCGACTGGAAGAACATCGTGCAGTGGAATTGATCAAGACCGCAGACGGCAAATCGCTGGCCGGCGTGTTGATGATAGACATGCGCTGCGGAGAATTTGTCTTCGTGCAAGCCAAGGCCGTGTTGCTGGCGACCGGCGGCGGCCCGACCATGTATAAATTCCACACACCGTCTGGCGAAAAAAGCTGCGACGGCTTGGCCATGGCTTTGCGTGCCGGATTACCGTTACGCGATATGGAGATGGTGCAATTTCATCCAACCGGATTATTGGCCGGGCCGGATACCCGTATGACAGGCACCGTGCTGGAAGAGGGCTTGCGCGGTGCCGGCGGCTATCTGCTCAATGGCTTGAAAGAGCGCTTCATGCAGAACTACGATCCGCGCAAGGAACGCGCCACGCGCGATATCGTATCGCGCTCGATTTATTCCGAAATGCGTGCCGGACGTACTACGCCCAATGGTGGCGTATACATCCAGATGGCGCACTTGGGACCAGAAAAAGTACGTGTGCAATTCAAGGGCATGGTCGAGCGTTGTGCCGATTGCGGCTTTGATCTCGCCGCTGACTTGGTGGAAGTGGTGCCAACCGCGCATTACATGATGGGTGGCGTGATCTTCCGACCTGATTGCACGACGGCATTGCACGGCTTGTTTGCAGCCGGCGAAGATACCGGCGGCGTGCACGGTGCCAATCGCTTGGGTGGCAATGGTGTTGCCAACTCCACCGTGTTTGGCGGCATAGCTGGCGAATCGATGGCAGCATGGCTGCTCAACAACAATGAATTGCGCGAACCCGATATTGCCGCGATCGAACTAAGCATCACGGCGCATCGCGCACCGTTCGGCAATCCGATCGGCAATCTGCAAGCCTTGCGTGAAGCGCTGTACGAATGCATGTGGGAAGACGTCGGCATCTTGCGTACCGCAGAAGGTTTGCGCCGCGGGATCGCCAAGCTGGCGGAATTGGATCGCGAGTTATTAACTATCGGCGTGGCCGACGATGATCCTGCATTCAATATGACCTGGCATGACTGGATGAATCTGCGTAGCTTGCTGGCCGTCAGTCGTGTGATTGCGACGGCAGCGCTGGCGCGTGAAGATTCGCGCGGTGCGCACTTCCGCGAAGATGCACCGCAGACCAGTGCATTGGCTACGTCTGCTTATACGGTAGTGAAACAAGATGGCGATGCCTTGACGGTAACGACGCAGGCAGTGAATTTTGTGCGGGTCAAACCAGGCGAGACATTACTGGTCGAGACAGAGAGCGCTTGATCGATAACGCTGATCGCTTCGGCGTAAAGCCTGAATGCGATCAGCGGCGTGACAAATTACTGCGCAATCGGTGCCACGTATTCGTGCTTCTCGGTGTTGATATACGAGATGCGCCATTCGATAGGCAGATCATTATATGAAAACGCCACACGCCGTACTTCCAGTATGGGCGTGCCAAGCTTGAGGCCCAGCAGGGCTGCGTGCTTCTCGCCGACAGGGGCTGCGCGCAAGCGCTCTTCCGTACGAATGACACTGAGGCCGAAATCAATCTGATACAGGTTGTAAAGCGTATTGGGACGATTGCGTATCTGCGCTTCGGTCAGGCTGACAAACAATGGTTCCGGCAAGACGATGTCGTCAACGATCACGGGCTGTTCTTGCAGGTACAAAAGATTGGTAAACGCAAATACCTTGCCCGTCGCCGGCAACAGCAGCTTTTCCGCCGCGTGCTTATCGGCACGACGCTTGGCAAATTCGACCAGCGATAGTTGCGGGTAAGTCTTGTTGCCTGAGTGATCGGTCACATTAAAGAAGCGAAACATCTGCTGCGCACGATTGTGCTGCGCCACGTAAGTACCCCGCCCCTGATGTCGAATCAGTATGTTTTCCGCAACCAGCTCGTCTATCGCCTTGCGCAAGGTGCCGATCGATACCGAAAACCGCTCGCACAGTTTCTTTTCCGCAGGAATCGCTTCACCCGGCTTCCACTCACCGGCGGCCAGCGCGCGCAATACCTGCTTCTGCACTTCTTTGTAGAGCGTGGTTCCGACCGCAGGAATGGAGACGTTTGCTTTGATATTCATAGGCCGCAACTATAAACCATAACGCTTCCCTTACGCATCACACCCGCGGTACATAAGGCCTTTATCGACTCCGAAAAAATAAATATAAGTGATATAGGTCATATAGTTGACTTGAGCGAAAAGTAGTCATAGTATCGATGCATTCGATCTCAGGCCAGCAGATGCCTTCGAATACGCAAACCCAAATTTAAAGGAGCGACAAAATGATTCATGTTGTTTTGCATGACGCTAAGGACACCGTGGCAGTTGCGGTAGTCGAAGGCATTAAGGCCGGCACCGATCTGACTGCTTGGATCATGGACGATGACCGCACTGTCAGCATCAAGGCACTCCAGGACATCCCGATGGGACACAAGATCGCGATGAAACCGATGGCCGTCGGCGACACCGTTTTCAAATACGGTGTCGATATCGGCAAGGTTGTGGCTGCAGCAAAGGCAGGCGAACACGCGCATGTCCACAACATCAAAACCAAACGCTGGTAGAGGTTCCGAATAAATCCCTTGCGCGATGCATCTCAGACCACGCGCGGTGATTTCTTCGCAACCAGACACGGCGCATGCCAAATCAGAACAAACATCCATCTCAACTGAGTTCCAGAGGCCCAAATGATCACTAAAGACAGCACTTTCCTTGGCTACCGCCGTGAAAACGGTCGCGTCGGCGTTCGCAATCACGTCATCATCCTGCCGCTCGACGATTTATCGAACGCCGCATGTGAAGCCGTCGCCAACAACATCAAAGGGACCATGGCGATCCCGCATCCTTATGGTCGCCTGCAATTCGGCGCCGATCTCGATCTGCATTTCCGCACATTGATCGGCACCGGCTCCAACCCGAACGTCGCAGCGGTCGTCGTGATCGGGATCGAAGACAGCTGGACCAAGAAAATCGTCGACGGCATTGCCGCAACGGGCAAACCCGTCGTGGGCTTCGGCATCGAAGGCCACGGTGATCACGAAACCATCATGAATGCGTCGAAGAAGGCGCGTGAATTCATGCAGTGGGCGTCCGAGAAAAAGCGTGAGGAATGCCATATCAAGGAATTGTGGGTGTCGACCAAATGCGGTGAAAGCGACACCACGTCCGGTTGCGGCGCCAACCCTACTGTCGGTGCCGCATTCGACAAGCTGCATGCGCTGGGCTCAACCCTGGTGTTCGGCGAGACGTCCGAAATTACCGGCGGCGAAAGCATCCTGGCCGCACGTTGTGCCAATGATGAAGTACGCAAACAGTTCATGTTCATGTTCGATCGCTATCAGGACATGATCAATCGCCACAAAACCTCGGATCTGTCTGACTCGCAGCCAACCAAGGGCAATATCGCCGGCGGCTTGACCACCATCGAAGAAAAAGCGATGGGCAATATTCAGAAGATCGGCAAGAAGTGCACCGTCGACGGCGTGATCGACAAGGCGGAAATGCCGACGCATTCCGGCCTCTGGTTCATGGATTCCTCCTCTGCCGCAGCCGAAATGGTCACGCTGTGCGCAGCCTCCGGTTTTGTCGTGCATTTCTTCCCTACCGGCCAGGGTAACGTCATCGGCAACCCTATCCTGCCGGTCATCAAGATCTGCGCCAACCCGCGCACCGTGCGTTTGATGAGCGAGCATATCGATCTCGATTGCTCAGGTTTGCTGCAGCGCGAATTGACGCTGGAACAGACTGGTGACAAATTGCTGGAGATGATGATCAGTACAGCAAATGGCCGCCTCACCGATGCCGAAGTTCTCGGCCATCGTGAATTCGTCCTGACGCGTTTGTACGAAAGCGCCTAATCCATCAAACCAGCGGCCCGCTATGCAGCGGGCCGCTCCGTCCTACTGAAAAGGAGAGTAGTTTCCAAAGGAGATCAACGGAGCAGTCGCAAAGACGCCCGTAACAATCAGGCCGGAAAGCCACCCGTAAAGTCGACACAGAGCGGCCTGAGCGGGACGATTACATAGAGGACAGACAATGAACGGATTGCCACAGCCCCTGCTGGATGTCAGAGGGGTCACACTGCAATACAAGACCAAGGAGCACCTTGTTACGGCCACTTATCGGGTCGATTTCAAGGTATATAAATCGGATCGATTTGTCTTGCTCGGCCCGTCTGGCTGCGGAAAATCGACTCTGCTCAAGGCTGTAGGTGGCTACATGATGCCTACCGAAGGCGAAATGCGGCTGCACGACAAGGTCATCACCAAACCCTGGTACGACCGCATGATGGTATTT
It encodes the following:
- a CDS encoding Putative fumarate reductase (Evidence 3 : Function proposed based on presence of conserved amino acid motif, structural feature or limited homology; Product type pe : putative enzyme), whose amino-acid sequence is MKRTNDYRARSHPAYWAFLVHRLSGLVLALFLPLHFLALSQAIRGEAELNAFIRIADQPLFKFGEWGLVVLLSLHMMGGVRLLLIEFRDWSGTRNNWIAAALGVGLATGLAFALALIS
- a CDS encoding Putative fumarate dehydratase (Evidence 3 : Function proposed based on presence of conserved amino acid motif, structural feature or limited homology; Product type pe : putative enzyme); its protein translation is MKIDLKIVEETAKELYIRALKILPPDIKSGLSELVKHETAPSAKNILATMVTNISVAEAQDNLLCQDTGVPIYKITIGSGVEVDGYALKQAIRTGCERATREHPLRSSVVHPLTRKNEHTSCGIEIPAISIDFSPTPDVMTILMIPKGSGSENNSFLKMAIPAEGIDAIKKFTVDCVLAAGGKTCPPTIVGVGIGGTSELCVALAKRASTRALGTHCADPAGAELEQQLSAAINGLGVGPQGLGGDSTAFAVHIELAATHITMNPVAVNMQCHSARRATATFTPAGVAFGF
- a CDS encoding Putative tartrate dehydratase (Evidence 3 : Function proposed based on presence of conserved amino acid motif, structural feature or limited homology; Product type pe : putative enzyme) — encoded protein: MAHYELSTPVSEAQIRQLRINDTVTLQQTLFGIRDATQIHMFDRGRTTRFDLNGHAVIHTAPNVKKVEASDAYPAGYQPICIGTTTSDRMERFTRPLMTKNGVRIIIGKGGMREDSLAAFGELGGVYLAIVGGTAALETTWITQIEDVDLDDLNPESLWKFRIANFGPLLVAMDSHGGSLYNDINKGMQARRAEVLASLGVKST
- a CDS encoding Putative succinate dehydrogenase (Evidence 3 : Function proposed based on presence of conserved amino acid motif, structural feature or limited homology; Product type pe : putative enzyme); the encoded protein is MSTNTSIKRVVTDILVLGSGGAGLFAALHAHQANPELSITVAVKGLLGKSGCTRMVQGGYNVALAEGDSIERHFMDTIEGGKWLSDQDLAWTLVTKAIERIHELENELGCFFDRNPDGTVHQKAFAGQTFDRTVHKGDLTGIEIMNRLAEQIWHRGIARLEEHRAVELIKTADGKSLAGVLMIDMRCGEFVFVQAKAVLLATGGGPTMYKFHTPSGEKSCDGLAMALRAGLPLRDMEMVQFHPTGLLAGPDTRMTGTVLEEGLRGAGGYLLNGLKERFMQNYDPRKERATRDIVSRSIYSEMRAGRTTPNGGVYIQMAHLGPEKVRVQFKGMVERCADCGFDLAADLVEVVPTAHYMMGGVIFRPDCTTALHGLFAAGEDTGGVHGANRLGGNGVANSTVFGGIAGESMAAWLLNNNELREPDIAAIELSITAHRAPFGNPIGNLQALREALYECMWEDVGILRTAEGLRRGIAKLAELDRELLTIGVADDDPAFNMTWHDWMNLRSLLAVSRVIATAALAREDSRGAHFREDAPQTSALATSAYTVVKQDGDALTVTTQAVNFVRVKPGETLLVETESA
- a CDS encoding Putative regulator protein (Evidence 3 : Function proposed based on presence of conserved amino acid motif, structural feature or limited homology; Product type pr : putative regulator); this encodes MNIKANVSIPAVGTTLYKEVQKQVLRALAAGEWKPGEAIPAEKKLCERFSVSIGTLRKAIDELVAENILIRHQGRGTYVAQHNRAQQMFRFFNVTDHSGNKTYPQLSLVEFAKRRADKHAAEKLLLPATGKVFAFTNLLYLQEQPVIVDDIVLPEPLFVSLTEAQIRNRPNTLYNLYQIDFGLSVIRTEERLRAAPVGEKHAALLGLKLGTPILEVRRVAFSYNDLPIEWRISYINTEKHEYVAPIAQ
- a CDS encoding Altronate dehydratase (N part) (Evidence 2b : Function of strongly homologous gene; Product type e : enzyme) — its product is MIHVVLHDAKDTVAVAVVEGIKAGTDLTAWIMDDDRTVSIKALQDIPMGHKIAMKPMAVGDTVFKYGVDIGKVVAAAKAGEHAHVHNIKTKRW
- the uxaA gene encoding Altronate dehydratase (Evidence 2b : Function of strongly homologous gene; Product type e : enzyme), with amino-acid sequence MITKDSTFLGYRRENGRVGVRNHVIILPLDDLSNAACEAVANNIKGTMAIPHPYGRLQFGADLDLHFRTLIGTGSNPNVAAVVVIGIEDSWTKKIVDGIAATGKPVVGFGIEGHGDHETIMNASKKAREFMQWASEKKREECHIKELWVSTKCGESDTTSGCGANPTVGAAFDKLHALGSTLVFGETSEITGGESILAARCANDEVRKQFMFMFDRYQDMINRHKTSDLSDSQPTKGNIAGGLTTIEEKAMGNIQKIGKKCTVDGVIDKAEMPTHSGLWFMDSSSAAAEMVTLCAASGFVVHFFPTGQGNVIGNPILPVIKICANPRTVRLMSEHIDLDCSGLLQRELTLEQTGDKLLEMMISTANGRLTDAEVLGHREFVLTRLYESA